One window of Lytechinus variegatus isolate NC3 chromosome 2, Lvar_3.0, whole genome shotgun sequence genomic DNA carries:
- the LOC121408399 gene encoding neuronal acetylcholine receptor subunit beta-3-like, whose translation MESKLGYIPLVIAVICSSFILESHCSKSAEDLFDKLMNKYNRLIRPVANDSEVLDVYIGLALSQLVDIDEKNQIMVTSIWLKQQWTDYRLVWKPEDYGGITYIHFPIEDLWAPDLVLYNTAEGAYAVEVMNSAVVFYDGLVTWKPPAIFRSSCSIDIEYFPFDEQRCIMKFGSWTYAGDVVDLIALKANVERENYRENGEWEIVEAPAARSAIKYPCCTEIYIDVTYTFVLHRNPLFYIITLVIPCVLISLMTALVFYLPSDAQEKITLSISVLLALIVFLLLIPSLIPPTSKTIPLIGRYMLFTMAMVSLSILATVVTINVHFRSITTHEMPPWMKKWFLDYLPRAFCMERPDGLKARKEKKMKKKLQKEAIRKYNNPYMYSPSSSSGVWEERSGNYGQNGNYRMYNGKPYNKLELRTITPSLREEIEGREVENTTMRRFRADSSDSDDGNSRSREREWKALLGSLQYIKDNINYEDDVDQSEEDWKFVALVIDRILLWVFLFVAVLGTIVVFIEAPIFWEKSDAHPKIVYEEPILLSSLTSEEIKAGASAR comes from the exons AAAGCCATTGCTCGAAATCTGCTGAAGATTTATTCgacaaattaatgaataaatacaacCGATTGATTCGACCAGTAGCTAATGATTCAGAGGTGCTGGATGTATATATCGGCCTTGCCCTGTCACAGCTTGTTGATATC GATGAGAAGAATCAGATCATGGTTACAAGTATCTGGTTAAAACAG CAATGGACGGATTACAGACTAGTGTGGAAGCCTGAAGACTACGGGGGTATAACCTACATCCATTTTCCCATCGAGGATCTATGGGCGCCAGATCTAGTTCTTTATAATAC AGCGGAAGGTGCGTATGCTGTAGAGGTGATGAATAGCGCCGTGGTGTTCTACGATGGGTTAGTCACTTGGAAACCACCAGCCATCTTTCGCAGTTCTTGCAGCATCGATATTGAGTACTTCCCCTTTGATGAGCAGCGCTGCATCATGAAATTCGGTTCCTGGACCTACGCCGGTGACGTCGTTGACCTGATCGCTCTAAAGGCCAACGTTGAACGAGAGAACTACCGAGAGAATGGCGAGTGGGAAATCGTGGAAGCACCCGCAGCCAGGTCCGCCATCAAGTACCCCTGCTGCACGGAAATCTACATCGACGTCACCTACACATTCGTGCTGCATAGGAATCCTTTGTTCTACATCATCACCTTGGTGATCCCCTGTGTGCTAATCTCGTTGATGACTGCCTTGGTGTTCTACCTTCCCTCCGACGCTCAGGAAAAGATCACCCTCTCCATCTCCGTTCTCCTTGCTCTGATTGTGTTTCTCCTGTTGATCCCTTCCCTCATTCCACCAACCTCAAAGACCATACCCCTCATCGGTCGATACATGCTCTTCACAATGGCCATGGTGTCTCTGTCCATCCTTGCCACAGTCGTCACCATCAACGTCCACTTCCGCAGCATCACCACCCATGAGATGCCTCCATGGATGAAGAAGTGGTTCTTGGATTACCTACCTCGGGCGTTCTGCATGGAGAGACCTGATGGACTGAAGGctaggaaggagaagaagatgaagaagaagctGCAGAAGGAAGCGATCAGGAAGTACAACAACCCGTACATGTACTCTCCCTCTTCATCGTCAGGCGTCTGGGAAGAAAGATCCGGGAACTATGGTCAGAATGGCAACTACAGAATGTATAATGGAAAACCCTACAATAAACTAGAG CTTCGAACGATCACGCCATCCCTACGGGAAGAGATCGAAGGCCGTGAAGTAGAGAACACCACGATGCGACGATTCCGAGCGGACTCCAGCGATTCCGACGACGGTAACTCAAGGAGTCGTGAACGAGAGTGGAAAGCGCTCCTAGGATCTCTTCAGTATATCAAAGATAACATCAATTACGAGGATGATGTTGACCAg tcGGAGGAGGACTGGAAATTCGTAGCCTTGGTCATCGACCGTATCCTTCTATGGGTCTTCCTCTTCGTGGCCGTTCTGGGTACGATAGTCGTCTTCATCGAGGCACCCATCTTCTGGGAGAAGAGCGATGCCCATCCCAAAATCGTCTACGAGGAACCTATCCTCCTTTCCAGTCTAACATCCGAAGAAATAAAAGCAGGGGCAAGCGCTCGATAG